The Couchioplanes caeruleus nucleotide sequence CGAGCGCGTCTGCCACGAGGGCGTCGACCCTAGGGTGGCCGTGAAACTGCTGATGGGTCGTGAGATGAAGCCGGAGTGACGGAGATGGCCGACAAGGGTGACGGGACGCTGGTCGTGCACGCGGGACTGCCCGAGCCGGTGCCGGGGCAGCCGTTCCTGCCGGGCCCGGTCCTCGCGGCGCCGTACCACCTGGACCCGGTGACCGGGCCGGGCGAGAACGGGTACGGCCGTCCCGACAACCCGACGCGGCGCGCGCTCGAGGCCGCGATCGGTGAGCTGGAGGGCGGGCAGGTCCGGGCGTTCGCGACGGGCCAGGCCGCCATCACCGCGCTGCTGCTGTCGGTGCTGCGCTCGGGGGACACCGTGGCGCTGCCCTCCGACGGCTACTTCACCGTCCGCGCCTTCGCCGAGGGCACGCTGCGCGACCTGGGCGTGCGCACGGTGCTCGTGCCCACGGCGGGGCCGTACCCGTCGTTCGAGGGCGTACGCCTGGTGGTGCTGGAGACGCCGGCCAACCCGGGCCTGGACGTCTGCGACCTGCGGGCCGTCTCGGCGGCGGCGCATGCGGCCGGGGCGCTGGTCGCGGTGGACAACACCACGGCGACGCCGCTGGGGCAGCGGCCGCTGGAGCTGGGCGCGGACCTGGTGGTCGCGTCCGGCACCAAGGCGCTGACCGGGCACTCCGACGTGCTGCTGGGGTACGTGGCGACCGGCGACGAGGACCTGCTGACCCGGGTCACGACGTGGCGCGCGCAGACCGGCGGGACCCCGGGCGCCTTCGACTGCTGGCTCGCGCACCGCTCGCTGGCCACGCTGGACCTGCGGCTGGCCCGGCAGACCGCCAACGCCGCCGCCGTGGCCGGCCTGCTGAGCGGGCGCTCCGACGTGACCGGGGTGCGCTGGCCCGGCCTGTCCACGGACCCGTCGTACGAGGTCGCCGCCGGCCAGATGCGCCGCATCCCCGGCATCGTCTCGTTCGACCTCGGCAGCGCCGACCGGGTCGCGCGGTTCCTGGAGGCCTCCGAGCTCGTCTTCGCGGCGACGTCCTTCGGCGGCCTGCACACCACGGCGGACCGGCGCGCGCAGTGGGGTGACGACACCGCGCCCGGCTTCATACGGCTCTCCTGCGGCGTCGAGGACACGCCGGATCTGGTCGCCGATTTGAGCGCCGCTCTCGACAAGAGTTGACGCTGTGACGGAGTGGAGCAGTTTCAGCGGCGCCGAGGTGACCGCGCTGGCGCAGGGCGAGAGCTTCTTCGCCGCTCCTGGGGAACGGGACTGTCCCGCCTGCGGTTGTCGCAGCGTGCGGGCGTACGTGAATGCTCCGGAGAACGCACGCAGGCCGACCCTGGTCTCGTACGTCTGGTGCACGGCCTGCCGGAAGTTCGTCGGCACCCGGGCGAAGCATCCCGAGGGCCTGGTGTTCTCCGATCCGCTCGCCGTGCTCGATGCCGCGCAGCGGCGAGAGCTGGAACGCAGCCTGGTGGGCTTCCTCGCCCACCTGGACCGGCTCTGGGACGACGGCGTGCTCCCGCAGTCGTTCGCCGCCGCTTAGTCCCCACCGCCTTGCGCCCGAGGCCTCCGGGGTCCTATGGTTCGTTACATCAGTAATGAACCGCAGAACTAAGGAGGCGGTGGTGTTCGACGACCGCAGCCCCATCTATCTGCAGATCGCCAATCGGATCAAGGACGAGGTCCTCAGCGGGACGCTGAAGGAGGACGACCAGGTCATGTCCACCAACCAGTACGCGGCGTTCTACCAGATCAACCCGGCCACGGCGGCGAAGGGCTTCGCCCAGCTGGTCGACGAGGGAGTGCTCTACAAGAAGCGCGGCATCGGCATGTTCGTCACCCCGGACGCCCGCGAGAAGCTGCGCACCCGGCGGCGGGAGCGGTTCTTCGCCGACGTGGTCGACCCGATGCTCGCCGAGGCGCGGATGATCGGCGTCTCCCTCGAGGAGATCAAGCGGCACATCGACGGGGGTGCCCGATGATCTCGCTGCGGGACCTGACCGTCCGCTACGGCGACACGGTCGCGGTGGACGGCCTCACCACCGACCTCGAGCCCGGCAAGATCTACGGGCTGCTGGGGCGCAACGGTTCCGGCAAGACGAGCCTGCTCAGCGTGCTCGCGGCGTACCGGAAGGCGGCCGGTGGGTCCCTCACGGTGAACGGCGTGGATCCCTTCGAGAACGCCCAGGCCATGCGGGACACCGTGTTCGTGCGCGACGTGCCGGACGTGCCGCAGGCCGACCGGGTCGGCAAGGTCCTCGGCTTCCACGCGCGGCTGCGGCCCCGCTGGGACGCGGCGTACGCCGACCACCTGGCCGCCGCCTTCGGCCTCGACCGCCGCAAGCGGGTCTCGGCGCTGTCGCGGGGGCAGCGGTCGGCCCTCGGCGTCGTCGTCGGCCTCGCCACCCGGGCCCCGCTCACCATCCTGGACGAGGCGTACCTCGGCATGGACGCCGTCGCCCGCAGCGTCTTCCAGCGTGAGCTGCTCGCCGACTACCTCGCCCACCCGCGCACGATCATCCTCTCCACCCATCTCATCCAGGAGGTCGCGGACCTCTTCGAGGAGGTGCTGATCCTCGACCGCGGCCGCCTGATCGTGCAGGAGGACACCGACACCTTCCGGTCCCGAGGCGTCGCCGTGACCGGTCCGGAGGAGGCGGTCGAGACGTTCGTGTCGGGGCGTACGGTGCTCGCCCGGCAGAGCCTCGGCGGCGTCCGCCAGGCCACCCTCTACGGCAGCCTCGACGACGACGAGCAGCGGCGGGCCGGCGGCGCCGGGCTGACCCTGGAACCGGTCGGCATCCAGGACCTCTTCGTCCACCTCACCTCGGCAGAGCGCACCCCGGAGGCGGTCCGATGAACGCCCGATCCCTGGTCCTCAGCTCGTTCCTGCGGATGTACCGGCCGCAGATGCTGTGGCTCGCCGGTTTCCTGATCGTCGGTGTGGGGCTCGCCGACGCGGTGGTCGTGCGGTTCGCCGACCCGCCGTTCAGCCTCTGGATGTTCGTCGCCGGCTCGGCCGTCAAATACTGGCTCGGCGTCGTCGGCGTCACCCTCGTCGCCGTCCACCTGCGGCAGTTCGTGGCGGCCGGCATCACCCGGCGTGACTTCATCGTGGGCGGGCTGCTCTTCGGCGTGCTCCTGGCCGTCGCCTTCGCGCTGCTCGTGCCGGTGGGGCACGGCTTCGAGTACGCCCTGCGCGGCGGTGCGGACGGCGTACCGGCGGGCTATCCGCACTGGTCGCCGTCGGTGGCGGTGAGCGAGTTCGGGCACGTCCTGCCCAGCTGCCTCGCGTACCTCGTCACGGGCGCCGCCGCGGGTGCGGGCTTCTACCGCTTCGGTGCGTGGGGCGGGCTGGCCCTGCTCGTCCCGGCCCTGGTGCCCGTGGCCGCCGCGGAAGGGCTGCTCGGGCTCGGTGACAACGGGGAGGTGCTGACGCGCCTCGTGCCGTACGGGGTCGCGCTGGCCGTGTCGTTGCTGGCAACGGTGCTGGGCGCGGTGCTGTACCACCGGGAGCTGCGGCACACGGCGATCCGCTCGGCGCCGATGGGCTGAGCGGGGTGCGAACTCGACGGCCGGCTGCCACGGGGGAGCCGGCCGTCGTCGCGTCCGATGCAGTTCGGGCAGGGGCGAAGCTTCAGTGGGGGCGGAGCCTCAGTTGGGGCAGGGGGCGAAGCCGCCGTGGGCGATGGCGAAGTCGTACACCCACGCGCGCTGGGCCTCCGTGTCCGGCACCGGCAGGCCGCGGGCCTCCGTCACCAGGCGCAGGGCGCGTTCCGGGCCCACGCCGAGCATCACCAGCGTCACGCAGGCCAGCAGCGTCGACCGGCCGATGCCCGCGAAGCAGTGCGTCACCACGTAGCGGCCCGCCCGTACGTGGGCGGCCAGCCGTACGCCCAGAGCCACGACGTCGTCCGGGACCCCGCGGTCCGGGATGGGGAACGACACGTGCTGGATGCCGGCGTCGGCAGCGGCCGCCGCGGCGCCGGAGAGGCCGAGGCGGTCCTCCTCGGCCGGGGTGAGCGCCGACACGACCACGTCCACGCCGGCGGCGGCCAGGCCGGCCATCTCGTCCGCCAGCCGGGCCCCGCCGCGCGGGTGTGCCATGGTCGCCAGCCGGCCGGGACCGTGCCAGGCGATCACGTTGAGTGCTGGTCTCATCGACTCCCTGTCCCCATATGCCGGGCCGCTGCCCGCCGACTCCAGAATGTGGTTCACGCAGAGTAGGGTCACCTCCGGCATGCCCGCAGCCCGGCTCCGCGCGGCAGGCAGCCTAGCGATCCCCGGCAACGAGAGGCCATGTCATGACGACCCCTCGCAGAACCCGTGTGGCGATCGTGTTCGGTGGCCGCAGCACCGAGCACGCCATCTCGTGCGTGAGCGCGGGCAGCATCCTGGCCGCCCTCGACCCCGACGAGTACGAGGTCGTGCCGGTCGGCATCACCCGCGAGGGTTCCTGGGTGCTCGCCGGTGAGGACCCCGCCCAGCTCGCCATCGAGGGCAACCGGCTGCCGGAGGTCACCGCCGCGTCCGGCCGGGCCGTCGTGCTGCCCGCCGACCCCACGTCGAGCGGGCTGATGGTGGTCGACCCCGCCGACGGCGTCGCGGTCCTCGCCGGCGTCGACGTGGTCTTCCCGGCCCTGCACGGGGCGTACGGGGAGGACGGCACGATCCAGGGGATGCTGGAGATGGCCGGGATCCCGTACGTGGGCGCGAACGTCTTCGCCTCGGCGGCCGGCATGGACAAGGAGTTCACCAAGAAGCTCGCCGCCGCCGAGGGCATCCCCGTGGGGCCGTACGCGGTCCTGCGCGCCGGCAACTCGCTGTCCGATGCGGACAAGGAGCGGCTCGGCCTGCCGGTCTTCGTCAAGCCGTCGCGCGCCGGCTCGTCGTACGGCATCAGCAAGGTCACCGACTGGGCGGACCTGGACGAGGCGGTCGCCAAGGCCCGGCAGATCGACCCCAAGGTGCTGGTCGAGGCGGCGATCGTGGGCCGCGAGGTGGAATGCGGCGTGCTGGAGGGCGAGGCCGGCGGCGCGCCCGAGGCCTCCCTGCTCGCCGAGATCCTCGTCACCACGTCCGACGACGAGTTCTACGACTTCGACGCGAAATACCTGGGCGACGGCACGCCGTACCAGATCCCGGCCGACCTGAAGCCGGACGTCACCCGCCGCATCCAGGAATCTGCGGCCCGCACGTTCACGGCCCTCGACTGCGCCGGACTGGCCCGGGTGGACTTCTTCGTGACCGCCGACGACGAGGTGCTGCTCAACGAGATCAACACGATGCCGGGCTTCACGCCGACGTCGATGTTCCCGCTGATGTGGGCCGCGACGGGTCTGGACTACCCGAAGGTCGTGGACCGGCTGATCCGTACGGCGTTGCGCCGCGGGACCGGCCTGCACTGACCGCCGGTCACACGCACCCCGACGGCACGCCCTGCGTCACGGACTTGTCGGTCTCCACCACGACGTCGGAGAACTCGTTCGCCCACTGGGCCGGCTGCTCGTACCGCTTCGGGACGGTGACCTGCACCGGCACCTCACGGTCCATCGTGGTGAACGTGGTGGCGTCGGCCTTCGCGTCGGCGTACCAGCAGACCCTGTTCATGTTGAGCAGCTCGGTGTCGAGCGGCACGCAGCCGGACCCGGACTCGTCGAGCGACGTGCACATCACCGGCCGGGTGACCCCGCAGGCGACCGTGATGGGCGGCTCGCCGTAGGCGGCGTTCTGCTCCGGGCCGACGCTGACCTTGCGCGCGGGCAGATCCCGCACCTTGACCGGCAGCTGCGACGTGACAGCGAGACAGACCGAGGCCGGGCGCTCGCCCAGCTTCGGCGCCGCCATCTGCACGGGCGTGTCCGGCACGACCGCGGGCTGTGTCGCCGCCGGCTTCGCCTTCGGCTCGTCCGGCGCGATCTGCGTGAAGATGCCCCACCCGACGAGCAGAGCCACCGGTACGGCCACGACAGTCGCCCACAGGGCAGCGCTGCGCGTCACCGGATCCTTGGCGGGGGGCTGCTTGCCCGGGCGGGTCTCCACATCGACCATGTCAGAGATTTACCACGGAGCACGTCACCGTCCGGGTGATGCCCGGCACGTACTGGATTTTGCTCACAATCATGCGGCCGAGCTCGTCGACGCTGTGCCCCTCGGCGAGCACGACCACGTCGTACGGCCCGGTGACCGCGTCGCACCGGACCACCCCGGCGATCTTGCCGATGGCCGAGGCCACGTCACGGGCCTTCCCGACCTCGGTCTGGATGAGGATGTATGCCTGGACCACAATCCGACTCCTGTCCGCCGCGCGCCGGTGACCCGAACGTGAAACTACAGTACGGAGCGCGGTCCTCGCGGCATGCTGAGCGCGCGCACTCGCAAAAGGGGTGAGCGTTACGCCGGCCGTGTGCCCGGCGCGCAGCCCGCCGGCTGCCGGAACGACCCGCGGAGCCGACCGGGGGACGCCCGCCCGACGGCTGCGGGACGACCCGCGGGGGCTGGCCCGGCGGGACCTGAGGTATCGAGGGGGACGGTGGACGTGAGCATCGCGGAGGCGGGAGAGTTCGGGCTGATCGCCCGGATCGTCGCGCGGCTCGGGAGCGGCCCGGCGAGCCTGCTCGGCCCGGGCGACGACGCGGCGGTGGTGGCCGCCCCGGACAAGCGGGTCGTGGCGTCGACGGACGTCCTCGTGGAGGGCCGGCACTTCCGCCGGGACTGGTCCAGCGCAGCGGACGTGGGCCGCCGCGCGGCAGCCGCCAACCTCGCGGACATCGCGGCCATGGGCGCCGCGCCGACCGCGCTGCTCGTGGCGCTGTGCGTGCCGCCGGACCTCGACGCGGCGTGGGCCGAGGAGCTGGCCGAGGGCCTCTCCGAGGAGGCGGCGAAGACGGGGGCGACGGTGGTGGGCGGTGACATGTCGTCGAGCCCCACCCTGACCATCGCGGTCACCGCGCTGGGCGACCTCGGCGGACGCGCCCCGGTGGTGCGCAGCGGGGCGCAACCGGGGGACGTGGTCGCGCTCGCCGGGCGTACGGGCTTCGCCGCGGCGGGCTACACCGTGCTGTCCCGTGGATTCCGCACCCCGAAGGTGCTCGTGGAGGCGTACCGCAGGCCTGCCGTCCCGTACGCGGAGGGCCCGGCTGCCGCGGCGGCCGGAGCGACCTCCATGATCGACGTCTCGGACGGCCTGCTCCAGGACCTCGGCCACGTGGCCACGGCCAGCGTGGTCGGCATAGACATCCGCCGCGACGCCTTCGAGGTGCCGGACCAGATGCGCGACGCGGCGTCGGCACTCGGCGTGGACCCGTACGTGTGGCTCCTCGCGGGCGGCGACGACCACGCCCTCGCTGCGACGTTCCCGTCGGCGGCGGTCCTGCCGCCGGAGTGGCGGGTGATCGGCAGCGTGCACGAGGGCACCGGGGTGACCGTGGACCGCAAGCCGTGGCAGGGCGGGACGGGCTGGGACCACTTCCGCTGACCGTGCGGCCCTTCGTCTCGCGGCCGGCTTCTCGTCGGGCGCGGCGGCCTGTGCCCGCTTCAGCTCTGCGGCCACCGCGTTCCGGCTTTCGCCAGGTCGGGCGACCGCCGGGCTGCGGCGGCCTTTGCCCGCTTCAGCCTTGCGGCCACCGCATTCCGGCTTTCGCCGGGTCCGGCGACCGCCGCTCGTGCCGCCCGGCCCGGCCCCGGTTAGCGTGGCGGGGTGGAGAAGATCAAGATCCGCGAGGCCGGCTTCGGCGACCCCGCGGTGCAGCGCCTCATCGCCGCCGCGATGGCCGAACTCAGCGCCCGGTACGGCGGCAGCGGCGACGACACCCCGGTCACCGCGTCCGACTTCGCCCCGCCGCACGGCGCGTTCCTCGTGGCGGAGGACGAGACGGGACGGCTGGTCGGGTGCGCGGGCTGGCGTACGCACGGCGAGGACGCGGAACTCAAGCGCATGTTCACGATCGCGGACGCCCGAGGCCGAGGCGTGGCGCGCCGGGTCCTCACCGCGATCGAGGACTCGGCCCGGGAACGGGGGCGCAAACGGGTGATTCTCGAGACCGGCGACAAGCAGCCCGAGGCGATCGCCCTGTACGAGAAGTACGGCTACGAGCGGATCGAGGACTTCGGCTATTACAAGGGTGAGGAGGGGGTGCTGTCGTACGCCCGCACCCTGTAGCCGCTCCGAGTCGTGGGTGCATGTGCCGCTGTGGCCCGGCCCGGCCGCACTGGCCCGGTCACACGGGGCCGGCCTGACCGCGGGACTGGCTCGACCGCGGGACTGGCCTGCTCGACCGCGGGACTGGCCCGCCTCGGCCGGGGGCTGGCCGGGTCGCGCGGGGCTGGTTCGGCCGCAGGGAGCTGGTTCGGGCACACGCTTGAGCTGGCCACCCGACTGGCCCGGGCTCGCGCCGCCACGCCGGGGCGGACCGGGGCTCGCGCGGCCACACGGGGCTGTGTCGGGCCCGCGGTTCCCGCCGCTACGCCGGGCCGGGCTCGGGGTTCGCGCCGCTACGCCGAGCCGGGCTCGGGGTTCGCGCCGCCACGCCGAGCCGGGCCCGCGGCTCGCGGCTCCACGCTCCTGATCCGGCAGACACGCGTAGCCGCCGGGTCACGGGGACCCGGCGGCTACGGGAAGTGCTGTTCGGCGGGGGCGATCAGCCCCGGCGCCCGCGCGTCAGGCGCGGACGACCTTGCCGGCCTTGATGCACGAGGTGCAGACCTTCAGCTTCTTGGTGTTGCCGCCACCGGCCGGGGTGCGCACCGACTGGATGTTCGGGTTCCAGCGGCGGTTGGTCCGCCGGTGCGAGTGGGACACGTTGTGGCCGAAGCCCGGTCCCTTGCCACAGACGTCGCACACGCTAGCCACGGGGTACTCCTGGGATTGATACGCCGGGCGGACTTGACGAAGCCCGGCTGCGAACTGAGGGTGCCTCGGAGAATGCATGCCTCGGACAGACTGCGCCCGGGCAACCTGGCCAGGTTACCCGATGCCTCCGCCCGACAGCCAATCGCCCCGGAGCCCGCCGATGGACGCGGCGGATGTCAGACGTGGTTAGTACGCTTTTCGCGTGCTGGAGACCCTCGACGCCGCCGCGGTGCGCCGCTGGTGCGGCGCTGGGCTCGCGGCCCTGCGTGCGCACCAGCACGAGATCGACGAGCTGAACGTCTACCCGGTGCCCGATGGTGACACGGGCACGAACCTCGTCCTCACGCTGACCTCGGCGCACGAGGCGGTGGAGGCGTACCTGTCGCGCGCGGACCCGGACCCGGACGCGCCGGTCCCGGCCGGCCCGCCTGCGGAGTCCGCGGACCCGCTGCCACCACCGGGCGCACAGGTTCAGGGTGACGCGCCGCCCGCAGCGTCCGCACCGGCTCCGGGCGACGCGCTGCCTCCGGTGAGCGCAGAGGCCCCGGGGGACCCACTGTCACCAGCCTGCCCCACGGCGGGGGACGCGCTGACGCCGGCTGACACGCAGGGCCGGGCAGACCCACTGTCCCCAGCCGACCGTGACAGCCCGCCGGCCGGCCGATCCGCCGCGCAGGACCGCGCCGATGACCCGGCGGACGCCGGCACGGCGGACAGCGCCGGTGGCACGCTTCTGGGACGGGTGATGCGCAGGATGGCCCGTGGGGCCCTGCTCGGCGCCCGCGGCAACTCCGGCGTGATCGTCTCCCAGATCCTTCGCGGCATGGCCGACACCTTCGCCACCATGGCTTCCGCCCGCGGCGGCGACTTGGCCCGGGCGTTGCGCACGGCGAGTGAAGCGGCGTACGCGGCGGTCGCCCGTCCCGTCGAAGGCACCGTGCTGTCCGTGGTGGCCGCCGCCGCGGAGGGGGCGGGCCGGATCAAGTCCGACGATCTCATCACGGTGGCCCGGGCTGCCGCGCTCTCGGCGGCCGAGGCGCTGGCCCGTACGCCGCAGCAGCTTCCGGTCCTGGCCCGCGCCGGGGTCGTCGACGCCGGTGGCCGCGGACTGGTGGTCCTCCTCGACGCGCTGGTCGAGGCGCTGAGCGATCCCGACGGCGAAATCCTCGAAATTGAAGCCCTCGGCAACCCCGAACGCAAGGCCCTTGGAACCGCCGACTACGGGTACGAGGTGCAGTACCTGCTGGACGCCACCCCCGCCCACACGGACGTGCTCCGCGCGACCCTCGACGGCCTGGGTGATTCGCTCGTCGTGGTCGGCACGGGCGAGGGCTCCCCGCCGACCTGGAACGTCCACGTGCACGTCGACGTCGACCACATCGGCGCGGCGATCGAGGCCGGGCTGGACGCGGGACGGCCGTACCGGATCTCCGTGATGCGGTTGGAGGACCATCTGCACGATCACGCCGCCCCACCCGAACCCGCGGTCACGACCCCGGCGCCGCCCGCCGATCCCACTCCGGAGGAACACCGCCGCGGTGCTGTCGTTGTCGCGGCCGGTGACGGGTTGACCTCGCTTTTCGCCGACGAGGGCGCGGTCGTCGTGGGCCGGAACCCGTCCACCGCTGAGATGCTGTCGGCGATCGCCGCGACCCGGGCCCGGCAGGTGGTGCTGCTGCCCAACGATGCGAACACCCACGCCGTCGCCACGTCGGCCGCGCGTGAGGCGGCGGACCGGGGCGTACGCGTCAGTGTGGTGCCCACCCGGTCCCCGGTGCAGGCGCTGGCCTCGCTGGCGGTGCGGGATCCGGGCCGCCGGTTCGACGACGATGTGATCGCCATGGCGGAGGCCGCCGGCGCATGCCGCTACGGCGAGGTGACGACGGCGGCCCGGGAGGCGCTCACCGTCGCGGGCCGCTGCCGCCCGGGAGACCTGCTGGGCCTGGTGGACGGCGAGGTCCACGTCATCGTCACTCCCGGCGCCGGCGCCGGGAAGAGAGACGCTGACGCCGGGGAAGGGCACGGCGCCGGGACGAGGGACGGCGGCGCCGGGAAGCGGGACCCGGGGACCGGCTCCGGAAGGACGGCGTCCGGCGACGACCTTGCCGAGGTCTCCCGCCGGCTGCTCGACCGCATGCTGGGCGGCGGCGGTGAGCTCGTCTCGCTGGTGCTCGGCGCCGACGCACCGCCGGCCCTCGAGGACCTCCTGCGGGCCCACATCGCCCGGGTGTGGCCGTTCGTCGAGGTGCAGTGTTACGCCGGTGGGCAGCCTCGATACCACCTGCTGGTTGGAGTGGAATGACCGACACGACCACCGCGACGACGACCACCACGCCGCTGCGGAAGGTGCTGGGGGAGCGGACCGCGAAGGCGCTCGCCACCCACCTCGACCTGCATACCGCCGGGGATCTGATCTACCACTTCCCGCGCCGTTACGATGAGCGGGGCGAGCACACCGATCTGCGGGCGCTCGAGGTGGGTGAGCAGGTCACCCTGCTCGCCCAGGTGAAGAGCACGACCGTACGCCCGATGCGCCAGCGCCGCGGCACCATGCTGGAGATCACCGTCGGGGACGGCTCCGGGGCGACGCTGACCTGCACGTTCTTCAACCAGGCGTGGCGTGAGCGGGAGCTGCGTACGGGCCGGTGGGGCCTGTTCGCCGGCAAGGTCACCGACTTCCGGGGCAAGCGCCAGCTCAACGGGCCCGCGTACCAGTTGCTGCGCGCCGACGCCACGCAGGACGAGGCGGCCGAGGAGATCGAGGAGTTCGCGGGCGCGCTGATCCCCGTCTATCCCGCGGCCGCCGCCGTGCCGACGTGGACGATCGCGAAGTGCGTGCGTACGGTCCTCGACACCTTCCAGCCGCCGGATGATCCGCTCCCGGGCACGGTGCGCGCCAACCGCAACCTCGTGGGCATCGGCACGGCCCTGCGCGAGATTCACCGGCCGAGCTCCAAGGAGGACCTGTTCCGCGCGAAGCACCGGTTGAAGTGGGACGAGGCTTTCGCCGTACAGCTGACGCTCGTGCAGCGTAAGGCCCGCGCGGCCGCCGCACCCGGACGGTCGCGACCCCGCCGGGAGGACGGGATTCTGGCCGCGTTCGACGCGGCCCTGCCCTACGAGCTGACCGAGGGGCAGGCGCGGGTCGGGGAGGAGATCGCCGCCGATCTGGCGCGGCCGCACCCGATGCACCGGTTGCTGCAGGGCGAGGTCGGCTCCGGCAAGACCCTGGTCGCGGTGCGCGCGAT carries:
- the rpmB gene encoding 50S ribosomal protein L28, which gives rise to MASVCDVCGKGPGFGHNVSHSHRRTNRRWNPNIQSVRTPAGGGNTKKLKVCTSCIKAGKVVRA
- a CDS encoding DUF3515 family protein, encoding MVDVETRPGKQPPAKDPVTRSAALWATVVAVPVALLVGWGIFTQIAPDEPKAKPAATQPAVVPDTPVQMAAPKLGERPASVCLAVTSQLPVKVRDLPARKVSVGPEQNAAYGEPPITVACGVTRPVMCTSLDESGSGCVPLDTELLNMNRVCWYADAKADATTFTTMDREVPVQVTVPKRYEQPAQWANEFSDVVVETDKSVTQGVPSGCV
- a CDS encoding thiamine-phosphate kinase — translated: MSIAEAGEFGLIARIVARLGSGPASLLGPGDDAAVVAAPDKRVVASTDVLVEGRHFRRDWSSAADVGRRAAAANLADIAAMGAAPTALLVALCVPPDLDAAWAEELAEGLSEEAAKTGATVVGGDMSSSPTLTIAVTALGDLGGRAPVVRSGAQPGDVVALAGRTGFAAAGYTVLSRGFRTPKVLVEAYRRPAVPYAEGPAAAAAGATSMIDVSDGLLQDLGHVATASVVGIDIRRDAFEVPDQMRDAASALGVDPYVWLLAGGDDHALAATFPSAAVLPPEWRVIGSVHEGTGVTVDRKPWQGGTGWDHFR
- a CDS encoding DAK2 domain-containing protein; its protein translation is MGRVMRRMARGALLGARGNSGVIVSQILRGMADTFATMASARGGDLARALRTASEAAYAAVARPVEGTVLSVVAAAAEGAGRIKSDDLITVARAAALSAAEALARTPQQLPVLARAGVVDAGGRGLVVLLDALVEALSDPDGEILEIEALGNPERKALGTADYGYEVQYLLDATPAHTDVLRATLDGLGDSLVVVGTGEGSPPTWNVHVHVDVDHIGAAIEAGLDAGRPYRISVMRLEDHLHDHAAPPEPAVTTPAPPADPTPEEHRRGAVVVAAGDGLTSLFADEGAVVVGRNPSTAEMLSAIAATRARQVVLLPNDANTHAVATSAAREAADRGVRVSVVPTRSPVQALASLAVRDPGRRFDDDVIAMAEAAGACRYGEVTTAAREALTVAGRCRPGDLLGLVDGEVHVIVTPGAGAGKRDADAGEGHGAGTRDGGAGKRDPGTGSGRTASGDDLAEVSRRLLDRMLGGGGELVSLVLGADAPPALEDLLRAHIARVWPFVEVQCYAGGQPRYHLLVGVE
- a CDS encoding GNAT family N-acetyltransferase, coding for MEKIKIREAGFGDPAVQRLIAAAMAELSARYGGSGDDTPVTASDFAPPHGAFLVAEDETGRLVGCAGWRTHGEDAELKRMFTIADARGRGVARRVLTAIEDSARERGRKRVILETGDKQPEAIALYEKYGYERIEDFGYYKGEEGVLSYARTL
- a CDS encoding ATP-binding cassette domain-containing protein, producing MISLRDLTVRYGDTVAVDGLTTDLEPGKIYGLLGRNGSGKTSLLSVLAAYRKAAGGSLTVNGVDPFENAQAMRDTVFVRDVPDVPQADRVGKVLGFHARLRPRWDAAYADHLAAAFGLDRRKRVSALSRGQRSALGVVVGLATRAPLTILDEAYLGMDAVARSVFQRELLADYLAHPRTIILSTHLIQEVADLFEEVLILDRGRLIVQEDTDTFRSRGVAVTGPEEAVETFVSGRTVLARQSLGGVRQATLYGSLDDDEQRRAGGAGLTLEPVGIQDLFVHLTSAERTPEAVR
- a CDS encoding cystathionine gamma-lyase, with the translated sequence MADKGDGTLVVHAGLPEPVPGQPFLPGPVLAAPYHLDPVTGPGENGYGRPDNPTRRALEAAIGELEGGQVRAFATGQAAITALLLSVLRSGDTVALPSDGYFTVRAFAEGTLRDLGVRTVLVPTAGPYPSFEGVRLVVLETPANPGLDVCDLRAVSAAAHAAGALVAVDNTTATPLGQRPLELGADLVVASGTKALTGHSDVLLGYVATGDEDLLTRVTTWRAQTGGTPGAFDCWLAHRSLATLDLRLARQTANAAAVAGLLSGRSDVTGVRWPGLSTDPSYEVAAGQMRRIPGIVSFDLGSADRVARFLEASELVFAATSFGGLHTTADRRAQWGDDTAPGFIRLSCGVEDTPDLVADLSAALDKS
- a CDS encoding Lrp/AsnC family transcriptional regulator — encoded protein: MVQAYILIQTEVGKARDVASAIGKIAGVVRCDAVTGPYDVVVLAEGHSVDELGRMIVSKIQYVPGITRTVTCSVVNL
- a CDS encoding GntR family transcriptional regulator, producing the protein MNRRTKEAVVFDDRSPIYLQIANRIKDEVLSGTLKEDDQVMSTNQYAAFYQINPATAAKGFAQLVDEGVLYKKRGIGMFVTPDAREKLRTRRRERFFADVVDPMLAEARMIGVSLEEIKRHIDGGAR
- a CDS encoding protein-tyrosine phosphatase family protein, giving the protein MRPALNVIAWHGPGRLATMAHPRGGARLADEMAGLAAAGVDVVVSALTPAEEDRLGLSGAAAAAADAGIQHVSFPIPDRGVPDDVVALGVRLAAHVRAGRYVVTHCFAGIGRSTLLACVTLVMLGVGPERALRLVTEARGLPVPDTEAQRAWVYDFAIAHGGFAPCPN
- a CDS encoding D-alanine--D-alanine ligase family protein, which encodes MTTPRRTRVAIVFGGRSTEHAISCVSAGSILAALDPDEYEVVPVGITREGSWVLAGEDPAQLAIEGNRLPEVTAASGRAVVLPADPTSSGLMVVDPADGVAVLAGVDVVFPALHGAYGEDGTIQGMLEMAGIPYVGANVFASAAGMDKEFTKKLAAAEGIPVGPYAVLRAGNSLSDADKERLGLPVFVKPSRAGSSYGISKVTDWADLDEAVAKARQIDPKVLVEAAIVGREVECGVLEGEAGGAPEASLLAEILVTTSDDEFYDFDAKYLGDGTPYQIPADLKPDVTRRIQESAARTFTALDCAGLARVDFFVTADDEVLLNEINTMPGFTPTSMFPLMWAATGLDYPKVVDRLIRTALRRGTGLH